In the Candidatus Korarchaeota archaeon NZ13-K genome, AAGAGGTCTCGAAGAGTGTAGGAGTCTCGATAAGCCCTGAACCTGTATCTGCTACAGGTTCTGAGAGCGTCGAAGACCCAGAGCTGAAGAGGAGGATCCTAGAGATCAGGGTTCTGAACCTGTACAGGCAGGGTGTGAGCGTTAAGGATATCGTGAGGCAGACAGGGCTCTCGAGGTCTACTGTCTACAGGATTCTGAAGAAGTATCGAGAGTCGAAGGTGTGAAGACCTACTGAACTAGGTGTATCTCCGCATCAGGTAGCAGCTTTCTGAGGGCTTCAGCTACAGGCTTGGAGTCCTCGAATACTGCCACAATCCTGTACTTTTTGCTCAGGTTCCTGACTATCTCAGACTTGAACTCGTAATCCTTCCTGTAGTCTCCAGCCCTCCTGAAGTAGATTTCGTGAAACGTTATACCCCAATCCGATAGCTGCCTCAGAGTCTTATTCTTCTGCCTCTCTTCGACTCTACCCGTAACGATTATGATCCTGTAGCCCTGAGCTGCATACCTCCTCAAGGTCTCCACGTATTCAGTTCTCGGCCTGTCGAGATCCATGTACTTCTCCGAGAGGAAGCACTCCCAGA is a window encoding:
- a CDS encoding helix-turn-helix domain-containing protein, which codes for MKLKRALRAVESENQVLRKRLEDLRALVEEVSKSVGVSISPEPVSATGSESVEDPELKRRILEIRVLNLYRQGVSVKDIVRQTGLSRSTVYRILKKYRESKV